One segment of Pontibacter akesuensis DNA contains the following:
- a CDS encoding SDR family NAD(P)-dependent oxidoreductase: MKEENKGKTVLITGASNGFGMEFAKLFARDGYNLILVARSTERLKNLGYQLQDEHELEHVCIITADLTRPEAAREVYDEVRKSGIRVDVLVNNAGAGVHGLFYETDLEREKAIMQLNNFTPVELTKLFLQDMMLRDSGKILNVASVVSFMPSPLMAIYGATKAFMMSFSEALSDELKDTNITVTVLCPGASNTMFFRRAGAAHTRAANGKLSEPEEVARDGYEALMKGETRIVSGLINKAQTVVSAIVPDSAMASTMRHMMEEEPDEPAESKL, encoded by the coding sequence ATGAAAGAAGAGAACAAAGGGAAGACAGTACTGATAACAGGTGCCTCGAATGGATTCGGGATGGAATTTGCAAAATTATTCGCCCGTGATGGCTATAACCTGATTCTGGTGGCACGAAGCACTGAACGACTGAAAAATCTTGGTTACCAATTGCAGGATGAGCACGAGCTGGAGCATGTCTGTATTATCACCGCTGACCTGACAAGGCCAGAGGCCGCCCGCGAAGTGTACGACGAAGTGCGGAAGAGCGGCATCCGGGTGGATGTACTGGTGAACAACGCGGGTGCCGGCGTGCATGGTTTGTTTTATGAGACGGACCTGGAGCGCGAGAAAGCAATCATGCAGCTTAATAACTTCACACCGGTAGAACTAACCAAGCTGTTCCTGCAGGACATGATGCTGCGCGACTCTGGAAAAATACTCAATGTGGCATCCGTTGTTTCCTTTATGCCTTCGCCGCTAATGGCTATATATGGCGCCACCAAGGCGTTTATGATGTCCTTTTCCGAGGCCCTTTCTGACGAGTTGAAAGATACAAACATTACAGTGACCGTACTCTGCCCTGGTGCCAGCAACACCATGTTCTTCCGAAGAGCGGGAGCCGCCCACACGCGTGCCGCCAACGGAAAGTTGTCTGAACCGGAAGAAGTAGCCCGTGACGGCTACGAAGCATTGATGAAAGGGGAGACGAGGATAGTTTCTGGGTTAATCAACAAAGCACAAACAGTTGTGTCTGCTATTGTTCCGGATAGTGCGATGGCCTCCACCATGCGCCACATGATGGAAGAAGAACCGGACGAGCCGGCGGAAAGCAAATTATAA
- a CDS encoding ABC transporter permease, whose amino-acid sequence MSDVIIHPEKKNALNLPWLLKMAWRDSRRNRGRLALFISSIVLGIAALVAINSFADNLRSDINSQAKSLIGADLVIASNKEIETDMQLLLDSIAIGGDRSDEVRFVSMVLFKASGGTRLVQVRALERGGFPYYGAIESEPEDASTSFRSGGRQALVDQTLLLQFNTKPGDSIKIGNQTFEIAGALKKIPGQTAMTATVAPAVYIPRRYLEETGLLQKGSRISYYHYYKLPAKTDADKLVEKLEPRLEEAGFGYDTIESRKESTGKSYEDLARFLALVGFVALLLGCVGVASAVHVYIKEKLPSIGVLRCLGMSGKQAFLVFLFQVMAMGLIGSVVGAILGSLIQLYLPELFKAFLPVEVNVSISWSAILQGIAIGIVVAVLFALLPLLNIRNVSPLITLRGNMEETSPYKDKLRIGVYVLIVAFIFIFSYFQLGTWLQALSFTGGVFAAFVVLALLAWGMMWLVKRFFPVNWGYVWRQSLANLYRPNNQTLLLTVSIGLGTALIATLFLMQRLLLSEVAFAGSENQPNMVLFDIQNVQKDEVAELTREQGLPVLQYVPVVTMRLEEMNGLVAADVRKDTTLEIPDWAFTREYRVTYRDSLISSETSIAGKWQGEAANPGKPIPISLEDRYAERLKVELGDTMIFNVQGALVPTVVANLREIEWNRVQTNFLVVFPKGVLEEAPQFHVLMTRTKSEEQSALFQQTLVRQFPNVSAIDLGLILETLDDILGKISFVIRFMALFSITTGLLVLIGSINNSKYQRIQESVLLRTLGASRKQILSINAFEYLLLGALAAGTGVIIAVGASWALAVFSFEVPFVPDFTPLLPVFLGITVLTVFIGMLNSRGILNRPPLEVLRREAA is encoded by the coding sequence ATGTCTGACGTCATCATCCACCCGGAAAAGAAAAACGCTCTTAACCTGCCCTGGTTGCTGAAGATGGCCTGGCGCGACAGTCGCCGCAACCGCGGGAGGCTGGCCCTTTTCATTTCTTCTATTGTGCTGGGTATTGCCGCCCTGGTGGCCATCAACTCTTTTGCAGATAACCTGCGCTCTGACATCAACAGCCAGGCAAAGTCGCTTATTGGCGCTGATTTGGTGATAGCATCCAACAAGGAGATCGAGACAGACATGCAGCTGCTGCTGGATTCCATCGCCATTGGCGGTGATCGCTCGGATGAGGTGCGGTTTGTGTCGATGGTGCTGTTCAAGGCTTCAGGCGGTACGCGGCTGGTGCAGGTACGCGCGCTGGAGCGTGGCGGCTTTCCATACTATGGCGCGATAGAATCTGAGCCCGAAGATGCGAGCACAAGCTTCCGAAGCGGCGGCAGGCAAGCCCTCGTGGACCAGACGCTGCTGCTGCAGTTCAACACCAAGCCCGGCGACTCTATTAAGATTGGCAACCAGACTTTCGAGATTGCCGGTGCCCTGAAAAAAATACCCGGCCAAACGGCCATGACGGCTACGGTGGCACCTGCGGTTTACATCCCGCGCCGCTACCTGGAGGAAACCGGCCTGCTGCAGAAGGGAAGCCGCATCAGCTACTACCATTACTATAAACTACCCGCCAAAACAGATGCGGACAAATTGGTGGAGAAGCTGGAGCCACGCCTTGAGGAAGCGGGCTTTGGCTACGATACCATTGAGAGCCGAAAGGAAAGCACCGGCAAATCTTACGAGGACCTGGCGCGTTTCCTTGCCCTGGTGGGATTTGTGGCGTTGCTGCTGGGCTGTGTTGGTGTTGCCAGCGCGGTGCACGTGTATATCAAGGAGAAGCTGCCTTCCATAGGTGTGCTGCGCTGCCTGGGCATGAGCGGCAAACAGGCTTTCCTGGTTTTCCTTTTCCAGGTGATGGCCATGGGCCTGATCGGTTCTGTGGTTGGCGCCATACTTGGTAGCCTGATACAGTTATACCTGCCCGAGCTTTTCAAGGCCTTCTTACCTGTTGAGGTGAACGTGTCCATTTCCTGGTCTGCCATACTTCAGGGCATTGCCATTGGCATTGTGGTGGCCGTGCTGTTTGCCCTGCTACCGCTCCTGAACATCCGGAATGTGTCGCCGCTCATCACGCTGCGCGGCAACATGGAGGAAACAAGTCCTTATAAAGACAAGCTTCGGATCGGTGTGTACGTGCTGATTGTGGCCTTTATATTCATATTCTCTTACTTTCAGCTGGGTACCTGGCTGCAGGCGCTTTCTTTTACGGGCGGCGTTTTTGCGGCTTTCGTAGTGCTGGCCTTGCTAGCCTGGGGCATGATGTGGCTCGTGAAGCGCTTCTTCCCGGTAAACTGGGGCTACGTGTGGCGCCAGAGCCTCGCCAACCTGTACCGCCCGAACAACCAGACGCTGCTGCTTACTGTATCCATCGGATTGGGTACAGCCCTGATTGCCACGCTCTTCCTGATGCAGCGCCTGTTGCTAAGCGAAGTGGCCTTTGCCGGAAGCGAAAACCAGCCCAACATGGTGCTGTTCGACATACAGAACGTGCAGAAAGATGAAGTGGCCGAACTGACACGGGAGCAGGGGCTGCCCGTGTTGCAGTACGTGCCGGTGGTAACCATGCGGTTGGAGGAGATGAACGGTTTGGTAGCCGCCGATGTACGCAAAGACACCACACTGGAAATACCCGACTGGGCCTTCACCCGCGAGTACCGCGTCACCTACCGCGATTCCCTCATCTCCTCCGAAACAAGTATAGCAGGAAAGTGGCAGGGAGAAGCAGCTAATCCTGGTAAACCCATCCCTATCTCACTGGAAGACCGTTATGCTGAACGGCTTAAAGTAGAACTGGGAGACACGATGATCTTTAATGTACAGGGAGCGCTGGTGCCAACAGTTGTCGCGAACCTGAGGGAAATTGAATGGAACAGGGTGCAAACAAACTTTTTGGTGGTGTTTCCGAAAGGGGTGCTGGAGGAGGCTCCGCAGTTCCATGTGCTGATGACGCGCACCAAATCAGAAGAACAATCGGCCCTATTTCAGCAAACCCTAGTGCGCCAGTTTCCGAACGTGTCGGCCATCGACCTGGGGCTTATCCTGGAGACGCTGGATGATATCCTGGGCAAGATTTCCTTTGTGATCCGGTTCATGGCGCTGTTCAGCATCACCACCGGTTTGCTGGTGCTGATAGGCTCTATCAACAACAGCAAATACCAGCGCATACAGGAAAGTGTGCTTCTCCGTACCTTGGGAGCAAGTCGAAAGCAAATTCTAAGTATAAATGCCTTCGAATACCTGCTGCTGGGTGCATTGGCCGCCGGTACGGGCGTGATCATTGCCGTAGGAGCCAGTTGGGCACTGGCTGTGTTCAGCTTTGAGGTGCCTTTTGTGCCCGACTTTACACCGCTGCTGCCCGTGTTCCTGGGCATAACCGTATTGACGGTTTTTATAGGCATGCTCAACAGCCGCGGCATTCTGAACCGGCCACCCCTGGAAGTGCTGCGGCGCGAAGCCGCTTGA
- a CDS encoding ABC transporter ATP-binding protein produces the protein MPTILDIQNLQKTYNSGDRHLTVLQGINFSLQAGDVCAIVGPSGSGKTTLLGLCAGLDRASSGSVILNGIKLDNLSEDERAQVRNQYVGFIFQNFQLIPTLTALENVMVPMELRGEKNVQKQALELLGRVGLAERHDHYPTQLSGGEQQRVSLARAFSNKPAILFADEPTGNLDEETGERVEKLLFDLNRESGTTLVLVTHDLELAEKTDRIIRIKGGTLVSDQVTSSVINSDYNE, from the coding sequence GTGCCAACCATACTAGATATACAGAACCTACAGAAAACGTATAATAGCGGCGACCGACACCTTACCGTGTTACAAGGTATAAATTTTTCACTACAGGCCGGTGATGTCTGTGCCATCGTGGGCCCTTCGGGCAGCGGTAAAACCACGCTGCTGGGCCTTTGTGCCGGCCTCGACCGCGCTTCATCAGGCTCGGTTATACTTAACGGCATCAAGCTTGACAACCTTTCTGAGGACGAGCGGGCGCAGGTGCGCAACCAGTATGTGGGGTTTATCTTTCAGAACTTTCAGTTGATTCCCACACTGACGGCACTGGAGAATGTGATGGTGCCGATGGAGCTGCGCGGTGAGAAGAACGTGCAGAAGCAGGCCCTGGAGCTGCTCGGGCGCGTGGGGCTGGCAGAGCGCCACGACCATTACCCCACACAACTCTCGGGCGGCGAGCAGCAGCGTGTGTCGCTTGCCAGGGCCTTCTCTAACAAGCCAGCCATACTTTTTGCGGATGAGCCAACCGGTAACCTGGACGAGGAAACGGGCGAGCGCGTGGAGAAACTGCTGTTCGACCTGAACCGCGAATCCGGCACCACACTAGTGCTGGTAACGCACGATCTGGAATTAGCCGAGAAAACAGACCGCATCATCCGCATTAAAGGCGGCACGCTGGTATCAGACCAGGTCACCTCATCTGTTATAAACAGTGATTACAATGAATAA
- a CDS encoding NAD(P)/FAD-dependent oxidoreductase, which translates to MRKKELELLLPPEVAFDAQQLDQEILKSAKVQPSEVKFLHRVKRSIDARGRQPQVRVRADVYLDSPPSDIVSPTYTYSDVTKAKQVVIVGAGPAGLFAALRCIELGLKPVVLERGKDVRSRRRDLAAINKEHTVNPDSNYCFGEGGAGTYSDGKLYTRSKKRGDLQRILEIFVQHGATPDILFDAHPHIGTNKLPKIIEAIRETVRKAGGEVLFDKRVSDFILEAGEMRGVVTRDGQTYTGESVILATGHSARDIFELLHAKDITIEAKPFAMGVRVEHQQRLIDSIQYKCEDRGPYLPASSYALVHQTHYNNKQRGIFSFCMCPGGFIVPSATAPGEVVVNGMSPSRRDSRFSNSGIVVAIELEDMELDKYGPLAGLRMQQELERKACEMAGGTQKAPAQLLQDFTSRRKSNALLETSYQPGLVSVDMNELFPEEVAYRLREGFKAFGNKMRGYLTNEAQIVGVESRTSSPVRIPRDRETLEHVQVKRFFPCGEGAGYAGGIVSAAMDGERCAEMAALKAGVAAK; encoded by the coding sequence ATGAGAAAGAAAGAACTGGAGCTGTTGCTCCCTCCGGAAGTGGCGTTTGATGCGCAGCAACTGGACCAAGAAATTTTGAAAAGCGCAAAGGTGCAGCCATCGGAAGTGAAGTTTCTACACCGTGTGAAGCGTTCCATCGATGCCCGTGGCCGACAGCCGCAGGTGCGCGTGCGGGCTGATGTGTACCTCGACTCTCCTCCTTCCGATATTGTTTCCCCTACTTATACCTACTCGGATGTTACCAAGGCCAAACAGGTAGTAATTGTGGGCGCCGGGCCGGCGGGCCTTTTTGCTGCCTTGCGCTGCATTGAGCTTGGGCTAAAGCCGGTGGTGCTGGAGCGAGGCAAAGATGTGCGCAGCCGCCGCAGGGATCTGGCAGCTATCAACAAGGAGCACACGGTAAACCCTGATTCCAACTACTGCTTTGGCGAGGGAGGCGCAGGTACCTATTCGGATGGAAAGCTCTATACCCGCTCTAAAAAGCGTGGTGATTTGCAGCGCATCCTGGAGATATTCGTGCAGCACGGGGCTACACCCGATATTCTGTTTGACGCGCACCCGCACATCGGTACAAACAAACTGCCAAAGATCATCGAGGCCATTCGCGAAACAGTGCGTAAGGCAGGCGGTGAGGTGTTGTTTGATAAACGTGTTTCTGATTTTATACTGGAAGCCGGTGAAATGCGCGGTGTAGTAACGCGCGACGGGCAAACTTACACCGGCGAATCTGTGATTCTGGCTACCGGCCACAGTGCCCGCGATATATTCGAGCTGCTGCATGCGAAGGATATTACCATTGAGGCAAAGCCTTTCGCCATGGGAGTGCGCGTGGAGCACCAGCAGCGCCTCATCGACAGCATCCAGTATAAGTGCGAGGACCGCGGACCCTACTTGCCCGCATCATCTTACGCCCTGGTGCACCAGACGCATTACAACAACAAGCAGCGCGGTATCTTCTCGTTCTGCATGTGCCCCGGCGGCTTTATTGTGCCTTCTGCCACAGCGCCCGGCGAGGTGGTGGTAAACGGCATGTCACCGAGCCGCCGCGACTCGCGCTTCTCCAATTCAGGGATAGTGGTGGCCATTGAGCTGGAGGATATGGAACTGGACAAGTATGGTCCACTGGCTGGCTTACGGATGCAGCAGGAACTGGAGCGGAAGGCCTGTGAAATGGCGGGCGGTACCCAGAAAGCCCCTGCCCAGTTGCTGCAGGATTTTACCAGCCGCAGGAAGAGCAATGCCCTGCTCGAAACATCATATCAACCCGGCTTGGTTTCGGTGGACATGAACGAGCTTTTTCCGGAGGAGGTAGCGTACCGCCTGCGCGAGGGTTTCAAAGCTTTCGGCAACAAAATGCGCGGCTATCTCACCAACGAGGCACAAATTGTGGGCGTGGAAAGCCGCACCTCCTCCCCTGTCCGTATCCCCCGCGACCGTGAGACGCTGGAGCATGTGCAGGTAAAGCGATTCTTCCCTTGCGGCGAAGGAGCGGGCTATGCAGGCGGCATCGTTTCGGCGGCTATGGATGGAGAGCGCTGTGCCGAAATGGCGGCCTTGAAAGCTGGCGTAGCGGCGAAATAA
- a CDS encoding CoA-binding protein: protein MKKTVVLGASDNPTRYAYKAVHRLQANGHEVVPVGIKNAVVGGKKIITDKNQPIEDVDTLTLYVGPQNQPVWYDYILNLKPKRIIFNPGTENRELEQLAEDANIETLHHCTLVMLASDSY from the coding sequence ATGAAAAAGACCGTTGTATTGGGTGCTTCCGATAACCCAACCCGTTATGCCTACAAGGCCGTGCACCGGCTGCAGGCCAATGGGCATGAGGTGGTGCCTGTAGGAATTAAAAACGCCGTGGTGGGCGGAAAAAAAATTATCACTGATAAGAATCAGCCCATTGAAGACGTAGATACGCTCACGCTGTACGTGGGGCCGCAAAACCAGCCGGTATGGTATGATTATATTCTGAACCTGAAGCCCAAGCGCATTATTTTCAACCCGGGTACAGAGAACCGGGAACTGGAGCAGCTGGCTGAGGACGCAAACATTGAAACACTGCACCACTGCACGCTGGTAATGCTCGCTTCAGACAGTTATTAA
- a CDS encoding arylesterase, with product MTIEKRIIAYSIAALGVIYGCNEADTTRVAEEAPSKATTKSAQPNAGEETGTQTILFFGNSLTAGYGLEPDQAFPALIQERIDSLGLPYKVINAGVSGETTAGGKSRIDWLLKQPVDVFVLELGANDGLRGIPTEQSYSNLKAIIEKVRAKNPDVRIVLAGMQIPPSMGQKYAAQFREMYTRIAEEEDVALIPFLLEGVAGQRELNQEDGIHPTVEGQKILASNVWEVLQPVLEKEA from the coding sequence ATGACGATAGAAAAACGAATTATAGCCTATAGTATAGCTGCCCTGGGAGTCATTTATGGCTGCAATGAGGCTGACACTACACGCGTGGCTGAGGAAGCACCCAGCAAAGCCACCACAAAATCTGCTCAGCCAAACGCGGGAGAAGAAACAGGAACCCAAACAATCCTTTTTTTCGGAAACAGCCTGACAGCCGGCTATGGTTTGGAGCCTGACCAAGCTTTTCCGGCACTAATACAGGAACGCATCGACTCGCTGGGACTGCCTTACAAAGTGATCAATGCGGGGGTGAGCGGCGAGACCACAGCCGGTGGCAAAAGCCGCATCGATTGGCTCCTGAAACAGCCTGTTGATGTGTTTGTACTGGAGTTGGGTGCCAACGACGGGTTGCGCGGAATTCCGACGGAGCAATCGTACAGCAACCTCAAAGCGATTATCGAGAAAGTGCGGGCCAAGAACCCGGATGTCAGGATTGTGCTGGCAGGCATGCAGATTCCGCCAAGTATGGGACAGAAGTATGCCGCACAGTTCAGGGAAATGTATACCCGTATTGCTGAGGAGGAAGATGTGGCGCTGATTCCTTTTCTGCTGGAGGGCGTGGCCGGCCAGCGGGAGCTAAACCAGGAAGACGGAATACACCCAACGGTGGAAGGGCAGAAAATATTGGCGAGCAATGTATGGGAAGTGCTGCAACCCGTGCTGGAGAAAGAGGCATAA
- a CDS encoding RNA polymerase sigma factor yields the protein MTEAELITGCQQADAKAQKLLYERFASQMYGVCMRYLKNEMDAEDALLNGFMKIYKNIDRFEAKGSFEGWVRRIMVNESLAFLRKKEPLHMGIDDSHIQVAGSGAADQDLAEGELLELLRTLPAGYRAVFNLYAIEGYGHKEIADMLGITEGTSKSQLSKARAMLQRRLTDSVAVAN from the coding sequence GTGACAGAAGCAGAATTGATAACAGGATGCCAGCAGGCAGACGCGAAGGCGCAAAAGCTCTTGTATGAGCGGTTCGCATCGCAGATGTATGGCGTTTGCATGCGTTATCTGAAAAACGAGATGGATGCGGAAGACGCGCTGCTGAACGGGTTTATGAAAATCTACAAAAACATTGATCGTTTTGAGGCAAAAGGAAGCTTTGAAGGCTGGGTTCGACGCATTATGGTAAACGAGTCGCTGGCTTTTCTCCGCAAAAAGGAGCCCCTGCACATGGGCATCGACGACAGCCACATACAAGTGGCCGGCTCCGGTGCCGCCGATCAGGACCTGGCCGAGGGAGAACTGCTTGAACTGCTAAGAACCCTGCCTGCCGGTTACAGGGCCGTTTTTAACCTTTATGCAATAGAAGGTTATGGGCACAAGGAAATAGCCGATATGCTCGGGATAACCGAGGGAACATCTAAATCGCAGTTGAGCAAGGCGAGAGCCATGCTGCAGCGCAGGCTAACCGATAGCGTGGCTGTTGCAAACTAA
- a CDS encoding outer membrane beta-barrel protein, whose protein sequence is MKRILLLVMAICMAAATGASANNGTTLKQRLQSADQDTIVVKMANGAKMVLYLENIQQLQAFQNYSLDSLMRELNKYVERVDKMENSNKDSQEMTVTFNTSAAQDGKSEQVTITVQEQDPKTGVVTKETHEVILNKNFKIKVDVEEDGGNTKVNVDVPTKQERDSIRIADKEESYKPVRFGFDMDLGFNTFTESASLPDLKPWGSRYVSLNWRVNSQIGGRKSPFHIVSGLEFAFNNYMFEDDIVVGDEDGQTTFTVSEVNYEKSKLTHSSVNVPLMAMLQFNRENGKDGFTLGAGPFVGYRLGSHSKLKLNGDKEKDRDSFNLTDMQYGVEGVIGYGSLNIFGKYNINELFEENKGPKTSVVSFGLRLFM, encoded by the coding sequence ATGAAACGGATACTACTACTCGTAATGGCCATTTGCATGGCCGCCGCTACCGGTGCGTCTGCCAACAACGGTACCACCCTTAAGCAACGCCTTCAATCAGCAGATCAGGACACCATTGTAGTGAAAATGGCAAACGGCGCCAAAATGGTTTTATACCTCGAAAATATACAGCAACTGCAGGCCTTTCAGAACTACAGCCTTGACTCCCTGATGCGCGAACTTAACAAGTATGTGGAGCGCGTGGACAAGATGGAGAACTCCAACAAAGACTCCCAGGAGATGACCGTGACCTTTAACACATCTGCCGCGCAAGACGGTAAGTCGGAGCAGGTAACGATAACCGTGCAGGAACAGGACCCTAAAACCGGCGTGGTGACGAAGGAGACCCACGAGGTTATTTTGAACAAGAACTTCAAGATAAAGGTGGACGTGGAGGAAGATGGCGGCAACACCAAGGTGAACGTGGATGTGCCCACTAAACAGGAGCGCGACAGCATTCGCATAGCCGACAAAGAAGAAAGTTACAAGCCTGTGCGCTTTGGCTTTGACATGGACCTGGGCTTCAACACCTTCACTGAAAGCGCTTCGTTACCGGATCTGAAGCCATGGGGCTCCCGCTACGTGAGCCTGAACTGGAGGGTAAATTCCCAGATTGGCGGCCGCAAAAGCCCTTTCCACATCGTGTCGGGACTTGAGTTCGCCTTTAACAATTACATGTTTGAAGATGACATTGTAGTAGGTGACGAGGATGGTCAAACTACCTTCACAGTAAGTGAAGTTAATTACGAAAAATCCAAGTTGACACACTCCTCTGTTAATGTTCCGCTAATGGCCATGCTGCAGTTCAACCGCGAAAACGGGAAAGACGGATTTACACTGGGAGCGGGTCCATTTGTAGGCTATCGCCTGGGCAGCCACTCAAAGCTCAAGTTGAACGGTGACAAAGAAAAAGACCGCGATAGCTTTAACTTAACTGACATGCAATATGGAGTGGAAGGCGTGATTGGTTACGGCAGCCTGAACATCTTTGGCAAGTATAACATAAACGAGTTGTTCGAGGAAAACAAAGGTCCAAAGACTAGTGTGGTAAGCTTCGGCCTCCGCCTGTTTATGTAA